Proteins from a single region of Thunnus albacares chromosome 16, fThuAlb1.1, whole genome shotgun sequence:
- the LOC122999855 gene encoding exostosin-1-like, with protein sequence MQAKKRYLLVSVGAGLLFLVYLWGLQIGEFQQQSYQYHQFPQYPQYHQYHQQEYQFYRQSQEVYHPRPQPLPQRSPSRQPRRWPESTQLLEPYLEGGEQEEDSPQLHHQHTSPRERRAIRDNIYKNKRCRMETCFDFARCQSGFRVYIYPPQRGDEISETYQKILSSIEESRFHTTDPSRACLFILAVDTLDRDQLSAQYVQNVRSRIQSLPTWNDGRNHLIFNLYSGTWPDYTEDVGFEVGQAMLAKASADVVNFRPNFDISIPLFSKDHPLKGGGIGYLTLNDAPPSRKYLLVFKGKRYLTGIGSETRNALYHVHNGEDIILLTTCKHGKDWEKHKDSRCDRDNEEYSKLTLSG encoded by the exons ATGCAGGCCAAGAAGCGGTACCTGCTTGTGTCTGTGGGGGCCGGTCTTCTCTTCCTCGTCTACCTGTGGGGTCTGCAAATCGGGGAGTTCCAGCAGCAGTCATACCAATATCACCAGTTCCCCCAGTACCCTCAGTATCATCAGTACCACCAGCAGGAGTACCAGTTCTACCGCCAGAGCCAGGAGGTGTACCATCCGAGACCTCAGCCCCTGCCCCAGAGAAGCCCGTCTAGACAGCCCAGGCGCTGGCCAGAGTCAACACAGCTGCTGGAGCCGTACCTGGAGGGGGGAGAGCAGGAG GAGGACAGCCCTCAGCTCCATCACCAGCACACCTCGCCCCGTGAACGGCGGGCGATCCGCGACAACATCTACAAGAACAAGCGCTGCCGCATGGAAACCTGTTTTGACTTTGCTCGCTGCCAGTCGGGCTTCAGGGTTTACATCTACCCTCCACAGAGAGGCGACGAAATATCTGAGACCTACCAGAAGATCCTGTCGTCCATCGAGGAGTCTCGCTTCCACACCACAGACCCATCGAGGGCCTGTCTGTTTATTCTAGCAGTGGACACCTTGGACAGGGACCAGCTCTCAGCTCAGTACGTTCAGAACGTGAGGTCTCGCATCCAAAGCCTGCCGACGTGGAACGATGGCAGGAACCACCTCATATTTAACCTCTACTCTGGCACCTGGCCGGACTACACAGAGGATGTGGGCTTTGAGGTGGGCCAGGCCATGCTGGCCAAGGCCAGCGCTGATGTGGTCAACTTCCGACCCAACTTTGATATTTCCATTCCCCTGTTCTCCAAGGATCACCCGCTAAAAGGAGGGGGCATAGGTTATCTGACGCTCAACGACGCCCCTCCTTCCAGGAAGTACCTGCTGGTTTTCAAAGGGAAGCGGTACTTAACTGGCATTGGTTCAGAGACAAGGAATGCTCTGTATCATGTCCACAATGGGGAAGATATTATCCTGCTGACCACGTGTAAACATGGCAAGGACTGGGAGAAACACAAGGACTCTCGCTGTGACAGAGATAATGAAGAATACTCAAA